ATCAGACCAGGCGCGACCAGCGTACCGATGTCTCGGTGCTGGCATTGGTGGGCTATACGAATGCCGGCAAGTCCACCCTGATGAGAGCTCTGACTGGCGCCGATGTCCTGGCCGAAGACAAGTTGTTCGCGACGCTCGGAACCACGGTGAGGCAGATGCAGCCCGCCGTGACTCCCACCGTTTTGGTGAGTGATACAGTTGGCTTCATTCAGGATCTACCACACGAACTTGTGGCTTCCTTCAGAAGCACTCTCGATCAAGCTCGCGACGCGACTCTCCTTCTAGTGGTTGTAGATGCATCAGACCCCGCATGGCGCAACCAGATGAAGGTAGTCTATCAAACGCTGACCGAGACGATGGGCGAGCGCGAAGATGAAGTGCTGGTTCTAAACAAGATCGACGCGGTGGATGAGGAAACGCAGGATAGGCTTATTGAGGAGTTCCCCGAGGCCCTCCAGGTAAGTGCGATGGACCCGACTTCTGTAGCCCTGCTCAAGGAGAATCTGGTGCGCCTGCGGGACAGCCTTTTGAAACCTGCAAGCCTCTTTGTCCCCTATTCCAAGGGGGCAGTGGTAGGACAGATTCGCCATCAGGCTAGCGTGCTTAGCGAGACACACGACGAAATGGGGACAACCTTTAAGCTTAGAGCTCCGGCCGCGGACCTCGCCCGCTGGAAAGCAATGATTGGCTAAATCACTCGTTAGGGTTTGCGAGGCCCAAAAGAATGTGAAGTGCGTCGGGTTCTTCGAGGGTATGGAAGAACCATTCGGCACCGGCATGCTCAAACTCGGTGCGGGAAACTCCACCTGTACCTACTGCCATGCACGTGGCTCCAATGGCGTGCGCAGCACTCACATCGCGTAGGGTGTCGCCGATGACGATTACACGACAGGAGTCCAACGGGCGATTCAGGCGATGTGCCCCTCTTTTGGCTCCTGCAAGAAGGAGTTCGGCGCGATCCTCTGCGTCGCATCCAAAGCCACCGAACCCAAACCATCGGTTAAGGTCTGCTCGCTCAAGTTTGACTCGGGCGCCTTTTTCCACATTACCTGTTCCGATTCCTAGCGAGGCATTACGGCTTGCAAGTGCTTCGATAGCCGTGTGTACGCCAGGCAATACTGCGAATTCAGGCGAGTCAGCTAAAGTGATTTCGAGCCGCAACAGGTACTGGCTTAGAATGCCATCGATGGCATCTTCGGAGTCGACCAGCTGGGCCGCTTGAAGTCCAGCTCTGGCAATCGCACGGTCGGTGCGTCCACCAAAACTGTAGCCACCAAAAGCGTCGGCGACTCCGGTGAGTTCGTGAAAGGCTTCGATGAACGCTCTTCTACCAACCTCGCCGGTAGTGATGAGGGTACCGTCAATATCGAAAAGGAAGATGGTGTCAGTGTTCATTTGTTGCGCCGAGCCTGTACGAAAGAACGTATGTAGATTGCGAGGGTGCCGAATAGCGCAAGCTGCATGATGGAAACCCTGGTAAACGCTACGTAATCGCCGCGCCCGAAAGAGCCTTTCAGCGGCATAAAAAGTGCGAGTGCTAGAATCACCACAAGTACCACCGCGATATGAGCCACGATCTTGTTTTCCTTCTTTACGCCGATAGAACAAAGCGCAAGCATGACGCCCCAGCCCATCGGAAGGAGCGCTGTGGTTGATGGAGTGGCTGAACCAAAGTACCCCCATGCCGACATAGCGATGAGAATGACTGAGAGGATTATTGTTGCAATGTGCGGCTTCATGTTGTTCTCCAAAGATCGTCGATCAGCACCTTCGCGCTGAGTTCTCCTGACACAAGGCTGGGCGGCATGCCTGGTCCCGGTACGGTTAGCTGTCCAGCATAATAGAGGCCACGAACCTTGTTAGAGCGCAACGTCGGTTTAAGCGGCCCCGTCTGGCGCAGCGTATTGGCCATTCCATACGCGTTGCCTTTGAAAGCTCCGTAATCGGCTTCAAAGTCTCTCATTGCGTACGAACGTTTCACCAAAAGCCGCTCCCTAAGTGGTCGACCTGTATGTCTCTCAAGCCGGTCCATGACCATGTCGAAGAGTTTCTCGCGTTTCCCGTCGTCGTCACGAAGTCCTGCCGCCAGTGGGATTAGCAGGAAAAGGTTTGAGCACCCTTCTGGAGCGACGGTGGGGTCGGTCACCGAGGGGGCACACGCGTAGAAAAGAGGTGCCTCGGGCCACCTGGCCTGGTCATAAACAGCGTCCATATGGGTATCGAGGTCTTCGTCGAAGAAGAGCGTGTGATGAGGTAGCTCGCCCAAATCGCCCTCGACTCCGAGGTAGTAGAGAAGGCTTGACGGGCTCATCGTTCGGCTTTCCCAGTAGGTTTCATCATACTGGCGATGTTCCGGCGCCAGCAGCTTGGTCTCTACGAAGTGATAATCCGCGCTGGCGAGGACCGCATCCGCACGCTGGGTGCCTTCGTGTGTTTTGACGCCGACTGCCCGTCCATTCTCCACAATAATCTCTTCTACGGCTTCGCCGAGACGAAACTCTACGCCAAGCTCCTCGGCGACCTTCACCATTGCCTCGATGATTCGGTGCATGCCGCCCGGAGGGTACCAGGTTCCGAGCGCCATATCAGCATAACTCATCAAACTGTACATGGCCGACGTCTCGCGAGCCGAGGCCCCCAAAAAGAGTACAGGCCACTCAACAAGCCGCGCCAGACGCTCATTCTTAAAGAAGCCCCGTGCATAGCGATGCATGGAGCGAAGCATGCGCAGTTTGAAGAGCTCGCCGACCAAACGCGGGTCGACAAACTCGAAGAAGGATAGGGAAGGGCGAAAGAGGTAGTCTTCATACGCCGCCTCGTAAATGTACTTTGTCTGGCTGAGGAACTCGTCGAGTTTGCGGCCTGCGCCTGGCTCGTGCGCTTCGAAGAACGCGCGCAAGGCGTCAACGCCAGCCGGAACATCCGAGTGGTCGCCTTCAGGCCAAACCACACGGTAGCTCGGGTCAAGGCGCTTGAGTTCGTAGAGGTCCTTTACGTCGTAGCCGAAATGAGAGAAGTAGCGCTCGAAAAGGTCGGGCATCCAGTACCAGCTCGGCCCCATGTCAAAGCAGAATCCATCTTGGGACCATGTGCGCGCTCGGCCACCAGCCTGCTCGTGCATTTCAAACACGGTAACTTTGACGCCCGCGGCGGCGAGGTGAGAGGCGGCGGAGAGGCCCGAAAATCCTGCCCCTATGACGATTGCATTCTTGCTCATTAGACTTGCCTCCATACGAGTACATTCGGTTGGATGCACGCCTCGTTCTTCCGGTCCAAGAGTGATTGCTTTGCACCGAGGGCAATCCTAGTTGCATCAGCATTTGGAGTATCTCGGTGGTTCGTACAACGTCCGTCAGGCCTTTGATGACGTGGTGAATGTGTACGGCGCCGGTGGGTAGAGGTCCTTTATGGCATCTGTGCGAATTGAGCGAATGCGAATTGTTTTGAGAGCTCTTGTCGGCCTCGGATTCATCGGTATCGGCGTGATTCATTTTGTGTCCCCTGAACCGTTCTTGAAGATGATGCCTGGCGTTTTGCCGTGGCATCTGGGCCTAGTCTATCTTTCTGGCGCGGCCGAAATCCTGGGAGGTGTAGGGCTTTTGGTGCCAAAGACACGGCGAGTGGCGACCTGGGGGCTCTTGCTCCTGCTCCTCGCGGTTTTTCCCGCCAATATCAATATGGCAGTCAATGAAATCTACCTCGAAGGTATGCCACGCGAACCATGGTTACTTTGGGTGCGTCTGCCTTTCCAGCTTGTCTTCGCCGCCGTGGTGTATTGGGTCGGGTTCGCGAAACCTGAAGATTCCTGACTTCCGTTCAGATTACTCGGCTGTTAGATTCGCGCCCGCATTGAGCCCAAGCGCACCTTTTCACGAGCTAGAGATAATGACTGAAACGAATGACCTGATTTTGTGGGAAACAAAAGACCACGTGACGACCCTCACTTTGAACAATCCTCGAAAGCTGAATGGCTGGACGATGGATATGCTGGATGCCCTTGGGGCGGCGCTCAAGCGCGCTGCGAATGATGCCGACACCAAGGTTTTGATCCTGACCGGTGCGGACCCCTATTATTGTGCAGGCGTAAATCTTAGTGCGGTGATTTCGCCCGGCCATCCAGCTAAGCTACACGCGTTCATCGTCGAGCAAAACCAGGGCCTTTTCGAGATGTTCTTGAACTTTCCAAAGCCGATCATGGTGGCCGTAAACGGTCCTGCTATTGGTGCGAGCGTCACTTCAGCCACCCTTTGTGACGCGATAATCGCTAGTGAAAGCGCCACCTTCTCCACTCCGTTTGCGAAGCTTGGCGTGACTCCGGAAGGATGCTCAAGCGTGCTCCTTCCAAAGCTTGTGGGCGAGGATGCTGCACGGCGAATGCTCGGACCTGAGGGTTGGCAGCCAACGGGTTCTGAGGCCGCTGAGATAGGACTTGTGGACCAGGTTGTAGCGCACGAAAATCTGCTGGAAGAAGCGAGTGAGCTTGCGAAGCAATGGATTTGTGACGGGCGTAAACGCAGCTTTAAGGCGAGTATGAGTCTTGACGAATTGCGCAAGATCAATGCCCGGGAATCCCAGGAGCTCGCCGACGCTTTCTTAGGCCCTAAGTTTTTGCGGGGTCAGTATGAATTCCTCAAATCGAAAGGCAAAACTGGTCCAGCCCTGGTCTTTCGATCCATCCTTCTCTCTCGGCCGCTTTGGAAACGCCTCTTGCCGAAATGAGATCGACCGGCGCTTATCTGATGAGTTCTAGGATTTTCTCGCCCACGCCAGTCGCTGACGCGGGGTTTTGGCCGGTTACCAGTCGTTCGTCGGCGACGACATGTGCTTCAAAATTCTCGGCAGGAACGTGGATTGCTCCGCGTTCCGTGAGTTTGTCGGCGAGCAAGAAGGGGACAACCGAGGTGAGCTCGACAGCGTCTTCCTCCGCGTTGGTAAATGCGGCGAGCTTTTTCCCCGCAACCAGATAACTCCCATCGCTCAACTTGATATCCACAAGTCCGGCCGGTCCGTGGCAAACCGCGGCAACCACACCACCATTCTCGTAGATTGTCGCGGCAGCTTGCGCGAGTTCGGCGTTGTTTGGGAAATCCCACATTGCACCATGTCCGCCCGCATAAAAAATCGCCGAGAAATCAGCGGGATTCACGTCCGATGGTTTCATGGTGTTCGTGAGTTCTTTCGCGTCTGGGGACGCGAGGAATTCAACGTTTATCGGGTCCTCGAGGTCGTTGCTCTTTGGGTCCATTTCAACCGCGCCACCATTGGGGCTCACGAATTTTACGCCGACTCCAGCTTGTGACAGAACGTGCCAAGGATGCGCCACTTCGCTCAGGAAATAGCCGGTCTTCTTCCCTGTATCACCGAGCTCTGTGTGTCCAGAAACTACGAAGAGTACAGGCTTTGTGGATGATACCGGTTGGTCGGGATTGACGGTGG
This Microvenator marinus DNA region includes the following protein-coding sequences:
- the hflX gene encoding GTPase HflX, which encodes MARETVEAFQEGVAWFEGGRAFLLIMDEEERVDGELSRLADTLGIEVVGVELIKRPRRTESSFLGAGRIEELVELLQTRPPQLEEDEEEPENEVKPIADLVLVDAQLSPRQQINLENDLNIPVLDRTAVILQIFEKRAQTRESRLEVELARLRYDLPRLRQRGTGNDRRGGGGRGGRGHTNIELEKMRIRDRVAQLTHELEDLHKLDQTRRDQRTDVSVLALVGYTNAGKSTLMRALTGADVLAEDKLFATLGTTVRQMQPAVTPTVLVSDTVGFIQDLPHELVASFRSTLDQARDATLLLVVVDASDPAWRNQMKVVYQTLTETMGEREDEVLVLNKIDAVDEETQDRLIEEFPEALQVSAMDPTSVALLKENLVRLRDSLLKPASLFVPYSKGAVVGQIRHQASVLSETHDEMGTTFKLRAPAADLARWKAMIG
- a CDS encoding HAD family hydrolase; amino-acid sequence: MNTDTIFLFDIDGTLITTGEVGRRAFIEAFHELTGVADAFGGYSFGGRTDRAIARAGLQAAQLVDSEDAIDGILSQYLLRLEITLADSPEFAVLPGVHTAIEALASRNASLGIGTGNVEKGARVKLERADLNRWFGFGGFGCDAEDRAELLLAGAKRGAHRLNRPLDSCRVIVIGDTLRDVSAAHAIGATCMAVGTGGVSRTEFEHAGAEWFFHTLEEPDALHILLGLANPNE
- a CDS encoding phytoene desaturase family protein, which gives rise to MSKNAIVIGAGFSGLSAASHLAAAGVKVTVFEMHEQAGGRARTWSQDGFCFDMGPSWYWMPDLFERYFSHFGYDVKDLYELKRLDPSYRVVWPEGDHSDVPAGVDALRAFFEAHEPGAGRKLDEFLSQTKYIYEAAYEDYLFRPSLSFFEFVDPRLVGELFKLRMLRSMHRYARGFFKNERLARLVEWPVLFLGASARETSAMYSLMSYADMALGTWYPPGGMHRIIEAMVKVAEELGVEFRLGEAVEEIIVENGRAVGVKTHEGTQRADAVLASADYHFVETKLLAPEHRQYDETYWESRTMSPSSLLYYLGVEGDLGELPHHTLFFDEDLDTHMDAVYDQARWPEAPLFYACAPSVTDPTVAPEGCSNLFLLIPLAAGLRDDDGKREKLFDMVMDRLERHTGRPLRERLLVKRSYAMRDFEADYGAFKGNAYGMANTLRQTGPLKPTLRSNKVRGLYYAGQLTVPGPGMPPSLVSGELSAKVLIDDLWRTT
- a CDS encoding DoxX family protein, whose amino-acid sequence is MASVRIERMRIVLRALVGLGFIGIGVIHFVSPEPFLKMMPGVLPWHLGLVYLSGAAEILGGVGLLVPKTRRVATWGLLLLLLAVFPANINMAVNEIYLEGMPREPWLLWVRLPFQLVFAAVVYWVGFAKPEDS
- a CDS encoding enoyl-CoA hydratase/isomerase family protein → MTETNDLILWETKDHVTTLTLNNPRKLNGWTMDMLDALGAALKRAANDADTKVLILTGADPYYCAGVNLSAVISPGHPAKLHAFIVEQNQGLFEMFLNFPKPIMVAVNGPAIGASVTSATLCDAIIASESATFSTPFAKLGVTPEGCSSVLLPKLVGEDAARRMLGPEGWQPTGSEAAEIGLVDQVVAHENLLEEASELAKQWICDGRKRSFKASMSLDELRKINARESQELADAFLGPKFLRGQYEFLKSKGKTGPALVFRSILLSRPLWKRLLPK
- a CDS encoding type 1 glutamine amidotransferase domain-containing protein; this encodes MKNLSSVLVLFVLMTFGCAGKTVTESCEIKHEGQCYTEAKSACAAAGCPDDCVLLETYPAQVSCESETSDATVNPDQPVSSTKPVLFVVSGHTELGDTGKKTGYFLSEVAHPWHVLSQAGVGVKFVSPNGGAVEMDPKSNDLEDPINVEFLASPDAKELTNTMKPSDVNPADFSAIFYAGGHGAMWDFPNNAELAQAAATIYENGGVVAAVCHGPAGLVDIKLSDGSYLVAGKKLAAFTNAEEDAVELTSVVPFLLADKLTERGAIHVPAENFEAHVVADERLVTGQNPASATGVGEKILELIR